CTATCTCTGAGAGAGGATTCCTAATCAGAAGGAAGCACTGTGCACTTGAGATGGAATTTTTCTGGGGAAGTGGCCAGGAATCACGGCGCCTGCttctctcttttctgcttcttgcaATCTGGGAGGGAGGAAACAGCCAACTCCATTACTCCGTCCCCGAGGAGGCCAAACACGGCACCTTCGTGGGCCGCATCGCTCaggacctggggctggagctggcaGAGCTGGTGCCCCGCCTGTTCAGGGTGGCGTCCAAGGACCGCGGGGACCTTCTGGAGGTAAATCTGCAGAATGGCATTTTGTTTGTGAATTCTCGGATCGACCGGGAGGCGCTGTGCGGGCGGAGCGCGGAGTGTAGCATCCACCTGGAGGTGATCGTGGACCGGCCGCTGCAGGTTTTCCAcgtggaggtggaggtgagggaCATTAACGACAATCCTCCCACGTTCCCAGTGACACAAAAGAATCTGTTCATTGCAGAATCAAGGCCTCTTGACACTTGGTTTCCACTAGAGGGCGCACAGATGCAGATATCGGAATCAATGCTATGTTGACTTATAGGCTGAGTCCCAGTGACTATTTTACTTTGGAAAAACCGTCCAACGATGAACGGGTAAAAGGTCTTGGGCTTGTACTACGGAAATATTTAGACCGAGAGGAAACTTCAGAGATTTTTTTAGTGCTCACAGCCACCGATGGAGGCAAACCGGAGCTGACCGGCACTGTTCAGATACACATCACAGTGTTGGATGCCAATGATAATTCTCCAGTTTTTGACAGATCCCTCTATACCGTGAAATTAACAGAAAACGTCCAAAAATGGGACATTGGTAGTCAAAGTCAATGCTTCAGATTTGGACGAAGGCATGAATGGGGATATTATGTACTCATTTTCTACAGATATTTCACCAAATGTGAAACACAAATTCCACATAGACCCAGTTACAGGACAGATTACTGTAAGGGGATACATTGATTTTGAAGAATGCAAATCCTATGAAATTCTCATAGAGGGCATTGACAAGGGACAACTCCCACTTTCCGGACACTGTAAAGTTATTGTAGAAGTCGAAGACATCAATGATAATGTCCCAGAGTTGGAATTCAAATCTCTATCACTTCCAATCAGAGAGAATGCTCCAGTGGGCACCGTCATCGCACTCATCAGCGTGTCTGATCGAGACTCGGGTGTCAACGGGCAGGTGACCTGCTCCCTGACTCCTCAGGTCCCCTTCAGATTGGTGTCCACATTCAAGAATTACTATTCGCTCATGTTGGATAGTACCCTGGACCGAGAGACTACAGCTGACTATAAGGTGGTGGTGACAGCCCGGGACGGGGGCTCACCCTCACTGTGGGCCACAGCCAGCGTGTCCGTGGAGGTGGCTGACGTCAACG
The genomic region above belongs to Peromyscus leucopus breed LL Stock chromosome 19, UCI_PerLeu_2.1, whole genome shotgun sequence and contains:
- the LOC114686162 gene encoding protocadherin alpha-4-like → MEFFWGSGQESRRLLLSFLLLAIWEGGNSQLHYSVPEEAKHGTFVGRIAQDLGLELAELVPRLFRVASKDRGDLLEVNLQNGILFVNSRIDREALCGRSAECSIHLEVIVDRPLQVFHVEVEVRDINDNPPTFPVTQKNLFIAESRPLDTWFPLEGAQMQISESMLC